The Ranitomeya imitator isolate aRanImi1 chromosome 3, aRanImi1.pri, whole genome shotgun sequence genome has a window encoding:
- the PIGV gene encoding GPI mannosyltransferase 2 isoform X2 produces MGWPWSKGRHWWSHDPFFQEVLRFSLWCRGLTFLMQVGFNLLLPDHNADAFSPPRLGASSLGDHVVELFCAGLGRWDAEHFLFIAEHGYVYEHNMAFFPLLPVIIGGLARGPLLPLAGLLRLRSRLLISSAFLNCVCSTLAAASLYLLGCVTLQSRHSAFLAALLFCMSPVSIFMTTTYSESLYALATFTGLWQLHKARTFCAAAFFSLASAARSNGLVNAGFLIHSAVKAVVQRKGNCRQLMKTGYGIILVILPFALFQGFCYVKSCLESDGNDQIPQALVMLAMEKGYRVHKKSIPAWCSFSFPLAYSHIQSEYWDVGLFRYFKLQQLPNFLLALPVLILSVSTILEYTSSNPELCRTLGLCKVQGKPANGFYGPQVFVYVAHLAALTGFGFLCMHVQVLTRLLFSSCPVLYWSCSHVLHKNEPWIWGIKKSKTASNPVLQLFLGWTSLQGRTQIILGYFLGYWVIGTALHVNFLPWT; encoded by the exons ATGGGATGGCCCTGGAGCAAGGGTAGACACTGGTGGAGCCATGACCCTTTCTTCCAGGAGGTTCTCCGCTTCTCTCTTTGGTGCCGGGGCCTCACCTTCCTAATGCAG GTTGGGTTCAATCTCCTGCTGCCCGATCACAACGCTGATGCCTTTTCTCCACCAAGACTCGGAGCGAGTTCCCTGGGTGACCATGTAGTGGAACTGTTTTGTGCTGGCTTAGGACGATGGGATGCAGAACACTTCCTGTTTATAGCGGAGCATGGCTATGTGTATGAACAcaatatggctttcttcccgctcctTCCAGTAATTATCGGAGGCCTAGCACGAGGACCACTTCTGCCACTAGCGGGGCTGTTGAGACTGCGTAGCCGGTTGCTGATTTCTTCTGCCTTTCTAAACTGTGTATGTTCTACGCTGGCAGCAGCATCATTGTACCTACTTGGATGTGTGACATTGCAGTCCCGCCATTCAGCGTTCCTTGCTGCACTTCTGTTTTGTATGAGCCCAGTTTCCATCTTTATGACTACTACCTACTCTGAAAGTCTCTATGCACTGGCGACATTTACTGGGCTGTGGCAACTGCACAAGGCAAGGACTTTCTGTGCCGCTGCCTTTTTCTCTCTTGCCTCTGCTGCTCGCTCCAACGGACTAGTTAATGCAGGCTTCTTGATACACTCCGCAGTAAAGGCTGTGGTACAGAGGAAAGGGAATTGCAGGCAGTTgatgaagactggatatggcattATTTTAGTTATTTTACCTTTTGCGCTCTTCCAAGGTTTTTGTTATGTCAAATCTTGCCTTGAATCTGATGGAAATGACCAAATACCTCAAGCACTAGTAATGCTAGCTATGGAAAAGGGATACCGTGTGCACAAGAAATCCATTCCTGCCTGGTGCTCATTTAGTTTTCCGCTAGCGTATTCACATATACAAAGTGAATATTGGGATGTTGGACTGTTTCGATACTTCAAGCTCCAGCAGCTGCCCAACTTCCTGCTGGCTCTACCTGTACTAATTCTGAGTGTATCTACCATATTGGAATATACCTCGTCCAATCCAGAGCTATGCCGAACACTGGGCCTGTGCAAAGTGCAGGGTAAACCTGCAAATGGATTCTATGGACCTCAAGTGTTCGTCTATGTGGCACATCTTGCAGCATTAACGGGGTTTGGCTTCCTGTGTATGCATGTGCAG GTGCTAACGAGGCTCCTCTTTTCATCTTGCCCTGTGCTCTATTGGTCCTGTTCACATGTGCTGCACAAGAATGAACCATGGATTTGGGGTATCAAGAAAAGTAAAACTGCCTCCAATCCAGTCCTTCAATTATTTTTGGGATGGACTTCACTTCAAGGAAGGACACAAATTATTCTTGGTTATTTCTTAGGGTACTGGGTGATTGGAACTGCCTTACATGTGAACTTCCTTCCTTGGACATAA
- the PIGV gene encoding GPI mannosyltransferase 2 isoform X1 yields MRTTPRVRLGPVMGWPWSKGRHWWSHDPFFQEVLRFSLWCRGLTFLMQVGFNLLLPDHNADAFSPPRLGASSLGDHVVELFCAGLGRWDAEHFLFIAEHGYVYEHNMAFFPLLPVIIGGLARGPLLPLAGLLRLRSRLLISSAFLNCVCSTLAAASLYLLGCVTLQSRHSAFLAALLFCMSPVSIFMTTTYSESLYALATFTGLWQLHKARTFCAAAFFSLASAARSNGLVNAGFLIHSAVKAVVQRKGNCRQLMKTGYGIILVILPFALFQGFCYVKSCLESDGNDQIPQALVMLAMEKGYRVHKKSIPAWCSFSFPLAYSHIQSEYWDVGLFRYFKLQQLPNFLLALPVLILSVSTILEYTSSNPELCRTLGLCKVQGKPANGFYGPQVFVYVAHLAALTGFGFLCMHVQVLTRLLFSSCPVLYWSCSHVLHKNEPWIWGIKKSKTASNPVLQLFLGWTSLQGRTQIILGYFLGYWVIGTALHVNFLPWT; encoded by the exons ATGCGCACGACACCGCGGGTGAGGCTCG GTCCTGTCATGGGATGGCCCTGGAGCAAGGGTAGACACTGGTGGAGCCATGACCCTTTCTTCCAGGAGGTTCTCCGCTTCTCTCTTTGGTGCCGGGGCCTCACCTTCCTAATGCAG GTTGGGTTCAATCTCCTGCTGCCCGATCACAACGCTGATGCCTTTTCTCCACCAAGACTCGGAGCGAGTTCCCTGGGTGACCATGTAGTGGAACTGTTTTGTGCTGGCTTAGGACGATGGGATGCAGAACACTTCCTGTTTATAGCGGAGCATGGCTATGTGTATGAACAcaatatggctttcttcccgctcctTCCAGTAATTATCGGAGGCCTAGCACGAGGACCACTTCTGCCACTAGCGGGGCTGTTGAGACTGCGTAGCCGGTTGCTGATTTCTTCTGCCTTTCTAAACTGTGTATGTTCTACGCTGGCAGCAGCATCATTGTACCTACTTGGATGTGTGACATTGCAGTCCCGCCATTCAGCGTTCCTTGCTGCACTTCTGTTTTGTATGAGCCCAGTTTCCATCTTTATGACTACTACCTACTCTGAAAGTCTCTATGCACTGGCGACATTTACTGGGCTGTGGCAACTGCACAAGGCAAGGACTTTCTGTGCCGCTGCCTTTTTCTCTCTTGCCTCTGCTGCTCGCTCCAACGGACTAGTTAATGCAGGCTTCTTGATACACTCCGCAGTAAAGGCTGTGGTACAGAGGAAAGGGAATTGCAGGCAGTTgatgaagactggatatggcattATTTTAGTTATTTTACCTTTTGCGCTCTTCCAAGGTTTTTGTTATGTCAAATCTTGCCTTGAATCTGATGGAAATGACCAAATACCTCAAGCACTAGTAATGCTAGCTATGGAAAAGGGATACCGTGTGCACAAGAAATCCATTCCTGCCTGGTGCTCATTTAGTTTTCCGCTAGCGTATTCACATATACAAAGTGAATATTGGGATGTTGGACTGTTTCGATACTTCAAGCTCCAGCAGCTGCCCAACTTCCTGCTGGCTCTACCTGTACTAATTCTGAGTGTATCTACCATATTGGAATATACCTCGTCCAATCCAGAGCTATGCCGAACACTGGGCCTGTGCAAAGTGCAGGGTAAACCTGCAAATGGATTCTATGGACCTCAAGTGTTCGTCTATGTGGCACATCTTGCAGCATTAACGGGGTTTGGCTTCCTGTGTATGCATGTGCAG GTGCTAACGAGGCTCCTCTTTTCATCTTGCCCTGTGCTCTATTGGTCCTGTTCACATGTGCTGCACAAGAATGAACCATGGATTTGGGGTATCAAGAAAAGTAAAACTGCCTCCAATCCAGTCCTTCAATTATTTTTGGGATGGACTTCACTTCAAGGAAGGACACAAATTATTCTTGGTTATTTCTTAGGGTACTGGGTGATTGGAACTGCCTTACATGTGAACTTCCTTCCTTGGACATAA